A DNA window from Allokutzneria albata contains the following coding sequences:
- a CDS encoding isocitrate lyase/PEP mutase family protein, with product MATPHYGSALRDEVRSAGVTPLIGVFDMVSASIAARHFDGFFVSGFGFAASYYGLPDIGYIAWPDMVGFVQRLRLAFPDKHLLVDIDDGYVDPEVACHVIGHLELLGASGVILEDQQRPRRCGHVSGKQILPLEQYLEKLELVLRTRTDLVVVARTDATEEDEILRRAAALAATDADVVLVDGVGSVRLMREIKSVLGGKPLLFNQIAGGRSPRLSLSELAEIGVDVAIYSTPCLFAAHSAIDEELTRLRAADGRLPEESITVADSFGLLSRNISRHHREPVH from the coding sequence ATGGCAACTCCGCACTACGGGTCCGCGCTGCGCGACGAGGTGCGTTCGGCCGGGGTGACCCCGCTGATCGGCGTCTTCGACATGGTCTCGGCCTCGATCGCCGCACGGCACTTCGACGGGTTCTTCGTCTCCGGCTTCGGGTTCGCGGCCTCCTACTACGGGCTGCCGGACATCGGCTACATCGCCTGGCCGGACATGGTGGGCTTCGTGCAGCGGCTGCGGCTGGCCTTCCCGGACAAGCACCTGCTCGTCGACATCGACGACGGTTACGTGGACCCGGAGGTCGCCTGCCACGTGATCGGCCACCTCGAACTCCTCGGCGCGTCCGGGGTGATCCTGGAGGACCAACAGCGGCCGCGGCGCTGCGGGCACGTCTCGGGCAAGCAGATCCTGCCCCTGGAGCAGTACCTGGAGAAGCTGGAGCTGGTGCTGCGGACGCGCACCGACCTCGTCGTGGTCGCGCGCACCGACGCCACCGAGGAGGACGAGATCCTGCGCCGCGCGGCGGCACTCGCCGCGACCGACGCCGACGTGGTGCTGGTGGACGGGGTGGGCAGCGTGCGGCTGATGCGCGAGATCAAGTCGGTGCTCGGCGGCAAACCGCTGCTGTTCAACCAGATCGCCGGAGGCCGCTCGCCCCGGTTGTCGCTGAGCGAGCTGGCCGAGATCGGCGTGGACGTGGCGATCTACAGCACGCCGTGCCTGTTCGCGGCGCACAGCGCGATCGACGAGGAGCTGACGCGGCTGCGCGCCGCCGACGGCAGGCTGCCCGAGGAGTCGATCACCGTCGCCGACTCCTTCGGCCTGCTCAGCCGCAACATCAGCCGCCACCACCGGGAGCCTGTTCACTGA
- a CDS encoding MFS transporter, translating into MQRRIAFASFAGTAIEFYDFFVYGTAAALVFPTLFFPALGATAGTVAAFASFAVAFVARPLGAALFGHLGDRLGRKRTLTYTLLLMGLSTVGVGLLPSAASIGVAAPVILVVLRFLQGIAVGGEWGGAALLAVEHSEPGSRGRSGMYPQLGPGTAFFLTSVTFLISGLTMSRESFVAWGWRIPFLLSVVLIAVGLYVRLRIAETPVFRAAEPSRRWPLRAAFTAHTRHILLGGGALSAAFGLNYIGTVYLTSYGTAVLRLSQPTMLLLGVIGGLVLVAATAAGALYSDRVGRRRVILGGNVAAVVCGLVVFPIIDSGSVALVGVGLCLLLVVGGAVLGPAAAYMAELFETEHRYTAVGLSYNLATVLGGAVPPLVATALQAAYGSIAVGVLMAAYGVLSVVCVLALPETRDHPLR; encoded by the coding sequence GTGCAGCGCAGGATCGCGTTCGCGTCGTTCGCGGGGACGGCGATCGAGTTCTACGATTTCTTCGTCTACGGCACGGCGGCGGCGCTGGTGTTCCCGACGTTGTTCTTCCCGGCGCTGGGGGCGACGGCGGGGACGGTGGCGGCCTTCGCGTCGTTCGCGGTGGCGTTCGTGGCGAGGCCGCTCGGGGCGGCGTTGTTCGGGCACCTCGGGGATCGCTTGGGGCGCAAGCGAACCCTGACGTACACGTTGCTGCTGATGGGCTTGTCGACGGTGGGGGTCGGGCTGTTGCCGAGCGCGGCCTCGATCGGGGTGGCGGCGCCGGTGATCCTGGTGGTCCTGCGGTTCCTGCAGGGGATCGCGGTCGGCGGGGAGTGGGGTGGCGCGGCGCTGCTGGCGGTGGAGCACTCCGAGCCGGGCAGCCGGGGGCGTTCGGGTATGTACCCGCAGCTGGGGCCGGGGACGGCGTTCTTCCTGACGAGCGTGACCTTCCTGATCAGCGGGTTGACGATGAGCCGGGAGTCGTTCGTCGCGTGGGGCTGGCGCATCCCGTTCCTGCTCAGCGTCGTGCTGATCGCGGTGGGCCTCTACGTGCGCCTGCGGATCGCCGAGACGCCGGTGTTCCGCGCGGCGGAGCCGAGCAGGCGGTGGCCGCTGCGCGCGGCGTTCACGGCGCACACGCGGCACATCCTGCTCGGCGGGGGAGCGCTGAGCGCGGCGTTCGGCCTGAACTACATCGGCACGGTGTACCTGACCAGCTACGGCACCGCGGTCCTGCGGCTGTCGCAGCCGACGATGCTGCTGCTCGGGGTGATCGGCGGGCTCGTGCTGGTGGCGGCGACCGCGGCCGGGGCCCTGTACTCCGACCGGGTCGGGCGGCGGCGGGTGATCCTCGGCGGGAACGTCGCGGCCGTGGTGTGCGGGCTGGTGGTGTTCCCGATCATCGACAGCGGCTCGGTGGCGCTCGTCGGGGTCGGCCTCTGCCTGCTGCTGGTCGTCGGAGGCGCCGTGCTGGGCCCGGCGGCGGCCTACATGGCCGAGCTGTTCGAGACCGAGCACCGGTACACGGCGGTCGGGTTGAGCTACAACCTGGCGACGGTGCTCGGCGGGGCGGTTCCGCCGCTGGTGGCGACCGCGTTGCAGGCGGCCTACGGCAGCATCGCGGTCGGGGTGCTGATGGCCGCGTACGGGGTCCTGTCGGTGGTGTGCGTGCTCGCGCTGCCGGAGACCCGGGATCACCCACTCCGGTGA
- a CDS encoding AAA family ATPase: MDLVFLHGPAASGKLTVARALAERVGYPVFHNHLVVDLLTTVFPFGTEPFVRLRERMWLDVITDAARTGTSLIFTFAPEPTVPAGFPGRVRSAVESAGGRVRFVRLLVGRAEQERRIGAPSRAEFHKLADVEVLRRIRQSHDASEQPPSDVDIDTETCDAETSAEIIAERFALPWQEPLPRYI, encoded by the coding sequence ATGGACCTCGTCTTCCTCCACGGGCCCGCCGCGTCGGGCAAGCTGACCGTCGCGCGCGCCCTCGCGGAGCGGGTCGGGTATCCGGTGTTCCACAACCACCTCGTCGTGGACCTGCTGACCACCGTGTTCCCGTTCGGCACCGAGCCTTTCGTGCGACTGCGGGAACGCATGTGGCTCGACGTGATCACGGACGCCGCCAGGACCGGAACGTCACTGATCTTCACATTCGCCCCCGAGCCCACCGTGCCCGCCGGGTTCCCCGGGCGCGTGCGGTCGGCCGTGGAGTCGGCGGGCGGGCGGGTCCGCTTCGTGCGGCTGCTGGTCGGGCGGGCCGAGCAGGAGCGGCGGATCGGCGCCCCGAGCCGCGCCGAGTTCCACAAGCTCGCCGACGTCGAGGTGCTGCGGCGGATCCGGCAGTCCCACGACGCCTCGGAGCAGCCACCGTCCGATGTGGACATCGACACCGAGACCTGCGACGCCGAGACCTCCGCGGAGATCATCGCCGAGCGGTTCGCGCTACCGTGGCAGGAGCCCCTTCCGCGTTACATTTAG
- a CDS encoding isoprenoid biosynthesis enzyme family protein translates to MRGERGMVVGGLRPAHHENGSAMLTSLGFPLPFDLTVNPHSSTVSEDHPGWARSIGLLPPAESWYQDYDEADIPALAAHAVPAAAPDRLDLAMRVLGWAFVWRDQLPRLAAAEPRLAVEHVKDLVASCHTARAVRGNSHGVCVWAGLWSELLEGMTRDWDVRAIRSFTASAVSYLHGGRLDFELVPVLLESLLDCELPLTAHDSPQLRSLRWITSRVTAWSASGADDQQTLERVREDIRAFERVREDLPEMMAALELDKSEIDAVERYVTGLGSWMRGHHDWQQAHPQPRLPEAANLVSPACPCPCPD, encoded by the coding sequence GTGCGTGGCGAACGCGGGATGGTGGTCGGCGGACTCCGCCCGGCTCATCACGAGAACGGCAGCGCCATGCTCACTTCCCTCGGTTTCCCCCTCCCGTTCGACCTGACCGTGAATCCGCACAGCAGCACCGTCTCGGAGGACCACCCGGGATGGGCGCGGTCGATCGGCCTGCTCCCCCCTGCCGAGTCCTGGTACCAGGACTACGACGAAGCCGACATCCCGGCCCTGGCCGCGCACGCCGTGCCCGCCGCCGCACCGGACCGGCTGGACCTGGCGATGCGCGTGCTCGGCTGGGCCTTCGTCTGGCGCGACCAGCTGCCCCGCCTCGCCGCCGCCGAACCGCGGCTGGCCGTCGAGCACGTCAAGGACCTCGTCGCGTCGTGCCACACAGCCCGCGCGGTCCGGGGCAACAGCCACGGCGTGTGCGTGTGGGCCGGGCTCTGGTCGGAGCTGCTCGAGGGCATGACCAGGGACTGGGACGTCCGAGCGATCCGGTCGTTCACCGCATCGGCCGTCTCGTACCTGCACGGCGGCAGGCTCGACTTCGAACTGGTCCCCGTGCTGCTGGAGTCGCTGCTGGACTGCGAGCTCCCGCTCACCGCGCACGACAGCCCGCAGCTGCGCAGCCTTCGCTGGATCACCAGCAGGGTGACCGCTTGGTCGGCCTCGGGCGCCGACGACCAGCAGACCCTCGAACGGGTCCGCGAGGACATCCGCGCCTTCGAGCGCGTCCGCGAAGACCTGCCGGAGATGATGGCGGCTCTGGAGCTGGACAAGTCGGAGATCGACGCGGTGGAGCGGTACGTGACCGGGCTCGGTTCCTGGATGCGCGGTCACCACGACTGGCAGCAGGCCCACCCGCAGCCGCGGCTCCCCGAGGCCGCCAACCTCGTCTCCCCCGCGTGTCCTTGCCCGTGTCCTGACTAG
- a CDS encoding nitroreductase family protein, translating into MDFAEVLRGRRMVRHYRTDPVPAETLRRVVRVVRRAPSAGYSQGHRLVVITDPALRRRLAAVAEPWYREHGYQPWISQAPVHIAIGIREASYHERYTESDKLTSDGSEIPWPVPFWWFDAGALFMLLQLAAIDEGLTCGFYSPAPPEQLHALAEIAQFPDDVALAGVLTLGYPADPDAPPSRRLTERRKPFDELVTWRD; encoded by the coding sequence ATGGATTTCGCCGAAGTGCTGCGGGGCCGCCGGATGGTGCGCCACTACCGGACGGATCCGGTGCCCGCCGAGACACTGCGCCGGGTCGTGCGGGTCGTCCGCCGGGCTCCCAGTGCCGGTTACAGCCAGGGTCACCGACTGGTGGTGATCACCGATCCGGCGCTGCGCCGACGACTGGCCGCGGTAGCCGAGCCCTGGTACCGCGAACACGGCTACCAGCCGTGGATCTCACAGGCCCCCGTGCACATCGCCATCGGGATACGGGAAGCGTCCTACCACGAGCGCTACACCGAATCCGACAAGCTCACCTCGGACGGCAGCGAAATCCCGTGGCCGGTGCCATTCTGGTGGTTCGACGCCGGTGCGCTGTTCATGCTGCTGCAACTCGCCGCGATCGACGAGGGCCTGACTTGCGGCTTCTACAGCCCCGCCCCACCCGAACAACTCCACGCCCTCGCCGAGATCGCCCAGTTCCCCGACGACGTCGCCCTCGCCGGTGTGCTCACCCTGGGCTATCCCGCCGACCCGGACGCGCCACCCAGCCGTCGCCTCACCGAGCGCCGCAAACCGTTCGACGAACTGGTCACCTGGCGCGACTGA
- a CDS encoding RrF2 family transcriptional regulator: MSNGVEWALHSCVTLSQSQEPVPAARLAELHGTPPAYTAKHLQALSRAGIVRSTAGQVGGYTLTRPAAAISVLDVVQAIDGGEPAYRCAEIRQRGPLGIPPEQCVRQCAIARTMAAAQQAWSHALAGVTVADLAEGIDEDSGGTAMADVRGWLLKTRG, encoded by the coding sequence ATGTCGAACGGCGTGGAGTGGGCCCTGCACAGCTGCGTCACGCTCAGCCAGAGCCAGGAGCCGGTACCGGCGGCGCGGCTGGCGGAACTGCACGGCACCCCGCCGGCGTACACGGCCAAGCACCTGCAGGCGTTGTCCCGAGCCGGGATCGTCCGGTCCACGGCCGGTCAGGTGGGCGGCTACACCCTCACCAGACCCGCCGCGGCGATCAGCGTGCTTGACGTCGTGCAGGCGATCGACGGCGGTGAACCCGCCTACCGGTGCGCGGAGATCCGGCAGCGTGGCCCGCTGGGCATTCCCCCGGAGCAATGCGTGCGCCAGTGCGCGATCGCCCGCACGATGGCCGCCGCCCAGCAAGCGTGGTCACACGCGCTCGCCGGCGTCACCGTCGCCGATTTGGCCGAGGGCATCGACGAGGACAGCGGCGGCACCGCGATGGCCGACGTGCGCGGTTGGCTGCTCAAGACCCGGGGCTGA
- a CDS encoding MmcQ/YjbR family DNA-binding protein produces the protein MATWDDVRRIALALPETTERPTYDAAPAWRVKDKAFAWERPLRRADLDALGDSAPTGPVLGVRVPDLGAKEALLAEPGGPCFTTPHFDGHASVLVRLDRIDVTALEELLTEAWLDRAPTRLAQRFLDEHK, from the coding sequence ATGGCCACCTGGGACGACGTCCGTCGCATCGCCCTCGCGCTCCCGGAGACGACCGAGCGCCCCACCTACGACGCCGCGCCCGCGTGGCGGGTGAAGGACAAGGCGTTCGCCTGGGAGCGCCCGCTGCGCCGCGCCGACCTCGACGCGCTCGGGGACTCCGCGCCGACCGGCCCGGTCCTCGGGGTGCGGGTGCCGGACCTGGGCGCCAAGGAGGCCCTGCTCGCCGAGCCCGGCGGCCCGTGCTTCACCACACCGCACTTCGACGGCCACGCCTCGGTGCTCGTCCGGCTGGACCGGATCGACGTCACCGCGCTGGAGGAGCTGCTGACCGAGGCCTGGCTGGACCGCGCGCCGACAAGGCTGGCCCAGCGGTTCCTCGACGAGCACAAGTAG
- a CDS encoding MFS transporter, whose translation MTGIATRTSLGAAAVALFAAAANLRPAIAAVSPLVDRIRADLDLSATGAALLTTIPTLAMGVCAPLGAYVGRRFGLQRGVLFGLAVIAVATAARLAGASTWLQLSSAAVVGAGIAIAQTLLPAVVKTRFATRASLVTGVYTAGLGFGGAVAAGVSAPLADLLASWPGALASWAVLAVAGMVTWSAAKRSLGLDEVAALAGPATRGLPWRSGLAWRITVLSAVNSALYYCELAWVVPLLHSDGGHGAAASGIMLTVMISIQVVAMLAVPALLGENRDKRGGLAFTMTVTAAGFLGLAIAPGTATWLWIIALGLGHGGLFTLVLTMPVVVSRDAGEAGRISAMAFFVGYGSAALAPVLVGALRDGTGDFRLAFGLLGVLGLLTLLPIARLRAADRP comes from the coding sequence ATGACAGGCATTGCGACCCGTACATCCCTGGGAGCCGCGGCGGTCGCGCTGTTCGCCGCCGCGGCGAACCTGCGACCGGCCATCGCCGCGGTCTCGCCGCTGGTGGATCGCATCCGGGCCGATCTGGATCTGTCCGCGACCGGAGCGGCGTTGCTGACCACCATTCCCACGCTGGCCATGGGTGTTTGCGCGCCGCTGGGCGCGTACGTGGGCCGTCGCTTCGGGTTGCAGCGCGGGGTGCTGTTCGGGCTCGCGGTCATCGCGGTGGCCACCGCGGCGCGGCTGGCCGGTGCGTCCACCTGGCTGCAGTTGAGCAGTGCGGCGGTCGTGGGGGCCGGGATCGCGATCGCCCAGACCTTGTTGCCTGCCGTGGTCAAGACGCGGTTCGCCACGCGAGCGAGCCTGGTGACCGGCGTCTACACCGCGGGTCTCGGCTTTGGTGGAGCGGTGGCGGCCGGCGTGAGCGCACCGCTGGCCGACCTGCTGGCGTCCTGGCCGGGAGCGCTGGCGTCGTGGGCGGTCCTCGCGGTGGCGGGGATGGTGACGTGGTCGGCTGCGAAGAGGTCGCTGGGGTTGGACGAGGTCGCCGCCCTTGCCGGGCCTGCGACGCGGGGTCTGCCGTGGCGCAGCGGCCTGGCTTGGCGGATCACGGTCCTGTCGGCGGTCAACTCGGCGCTGTACTACTGCGAGCTGGCTTGGGTGGTGCCGCTGCTGCACTCCGACGGGGGCCACGGTGCCGCTGCTTCCGGGATCATGCTGACGGTGATGATCTCCATCCAGGTCGTCGCGATGCTGGCCGTGCCCGCGCTGCTCGGCGAGAACCGGGACAAGCGAGGTGGCCTCGCGTTCACGATGACGGTGACCGCCGCCGGTTTCCTGGGGCTGGCGATCGCGCCGGGCACGGCGACGTGGCTGTGGATCATCGCTCTGGGCCTCGGGCACGGCGGCCTGTTCACACTCGTGTTGACCATGCCGGTCGTGGTGAGCCGTGATGCCGGTGAGGCCGGGCGGATCAGCGCGATGGCGTTCTTCGTCGGCTACGGCAGTGCCGCGCTGGCTCCGGTGCTGGTGGGAGCGCTGCGGGACGGCACGGGCGATTTCCGTCTCGCCTTCGGCCTGCTGGGCGTGCTCGGCCTGCTGACGCTGCTGCCCATCGCCCGCCTGCGCGCCGCCGACCGGCCCTGA
- a CDS encoding tetratricopeptide repeat protein, with amino-acid sequence MRNELSGTVAGHSVQAGEIHGDVHFHAARAEPLVPRQLPRPTANFVGRAEELRALAGSDAPVQVIHGTAGVGKTQLALQWASQVAERFPHGQLHANLRGFDPSGEPVKPDEVLHGFLDALGVHPQRVPPGLDAKTALYRSLVARRSVLVVLDNARDADQVRPLLPGGTSSLTLITSRERLTGLVVREGARPLEVGLLTDAGAVEYLTRIVGAERVAAEEESARVLCSRCAGLPLALSVVAARAVERPTFSLRDLVAELDEEAQRLDAFEDGDLRAVLSWSYRALKPGTARLFRLLGNHPGPDVGVHAAAGTAGIAVSETRTMLAELSRAGLLQEWRRGRFRFHDLLRFYAGELAHDASDDVHAAQQRFVDYFLTTSIAGYRYLEPHGTAELLPPAPSPDVAVFAISGYDQAMAWFTEEHPALRDAVGVANGSSVWRLAWAWAVFLRRRGHREDRVFVHQKAVAAAVETGNRQEEARSRRLLGHAHRKMSDPRTAIGELTLALEIFQEIGDREGEILSRLAIGRVHEVHRNYPEALAHARSAFALLDSATGRAARADTLNALGWFTALSRPSHAAHAHCVAALDLYRTLGFLEGQADALLGVGYAAHRLGRTEEAIAHYSESLRLDQELGDLYYEAFAREHLGDAHDSLGHRADADREWRSACAIYTSLGHPDASRVRQKLSPGS; translated from the coding sequence ATGCGCAACGAGCTGTCGGGGACGGTCGCGGGCCACAGCGTGCAGGCGGGGGAGATCCACGGCGATGTGCACTTCCACGCAGCTCGTGCCGAACCGCTGGTGCCGCGTCAGCTCCCCCGCCCGACCGCGAACTTCGTGGGCAGGGCGGAGGAGCTGCGCGCGCTCGCCGGCTCGGACGCGCCGGTCCAGGTGATCCACGGGACTGCGGGCGTCGGCAAGACCCAGCTCGCGTTGCAGTGGGCGAGCCAGGTCGCGGAGCGCTTCCCGCACGGGCAGCTGCACGCGAACCTGCGTGGCTTTGACCCTTCCGGTGAGCCGGTCAAGCCGGATGAGGTGCTGCACGGGTTCCTCGACGCCCTTGGCGTCCACCCGCAACGCGTTCCGCCCGGTCTCGACGCGAAGACCGCGTTGTACCGCAGCCTGGTGGCGCGCCGATCCGTGCTCGTGGTGCTCGACAACGCGCGTGATGCCGACCAGGTCCGGCCGTTGCTGCCCGGTGGCACCAGCTCCCTGACCCTGATCACCAGCCGGGAGCGGTTGACCGGTCTCGTGGTGCGCGAAGGCGCGCGTCCGTTGGAGGTCGGGCTGCTCACCGACGCCGGTGCCGTGGAGTACCTGACCCGGATCGTCGGTGCGGAACGCGTTGCGGCGGAAGAAGAATCAGCGCGAGTGTTGTGTTCGCGGTGCGCCGGCCTGCCGCTGGCCTTGTCCGTCGTGGCCGCCCGTGCCGTGGAGCGGCCGACGTTCTCGTTGCGGGACTTGGTCGCGGAACTCGACGAAGAAGCGCAGCGCTTGGACGCGTTCGAGGACGGCGATCTGCGCGCGGTCCTGTCCTGGTCCTATCGCGCTTTGAAGCCCGGCACGGCGCGCCTGTTTCGCTTGCTGGGCAACCATCCTGGGCCGGACGTCGGCGTGCACGCTGCGGCCGGCACGGCGGGTATCGCGGTGTCGGAGACTCGCACGATGCTCGCGGAGTTGTCACGCGCCGGGCTGCTGCAAGAGTGGCGCCGCGGCCGTTTTCGCTTCCACGACCTACTTCGGTTCTACGCGGGGGAGTTGGCCCACGACGCCTCGGACGACGTGCACGCGGCCCAGCAGCGCTTCGTCGACTACTTCCTCACCACGTCGATCGCCGGGTACCGCTACCTCGAACCCCATGGCACCGCGGAGTTGCTTCCCCCGGCTCCTTCGCCCGACGTCGCCGTGTTCGCGATCTCCGGCTACGACCAGGCGATGGCGTGGTTCACCGAGGAGCATCCCGCACTGCGCGACGCGGTCGGTGTCGCGAACGGTTCCTCCGTGTGGCGGCTGGCTTGGGCTTGGGCGGTTTTCCTGCGCAGGCGCGGACACCGCGAGGATCGGGTGTTCGTGCACCAGAAGGCAGTGGCCGCCGCTGTCGAGACCGGGAACCGCCAGGAGGAGGCCCGTTCCCGGCGGTTGCTCGGGCACGCCCACCGCAAGATGAGCGACCCGCGCACGGCGATCGGCGAGCTGACTCTCGCATTGGAGATCTTCCAGGAGATCGGTGACCGCGAGGGCGAGATCCTGTCCCGCCTCGCCATCGGTCGCGTTCACGAAGTGCACAGGAACTATCCGGAAGCCCTCGCGCACGCGCGCAGTGCCTTCGCTCTCCTCGATTCCGCGACGGGCCGGGCCGCACGCGCGGACACCCTCAACGCGCTCGGTTGGTTCACCGCGCTGTCCCGGCCGTCCCACGCCGCCCACGCGCACTGCGTCGCGGCCCTCGATCTGTACCGGACGCTTGGTTTCCTTGAGGGGCAAGCAGATGCGCTGCTCGGTGTCGGCTACGCCGCGCACCGCCTCGGTCGCACCGAGGAGGCGATCGCACACTACTCGGAGTCTCTGCGGCTCGACCAGGAACTCGGCGACCTGTACTACGAGGCGTTCGCCCGTGAGCACCTCGGCGATGCCCATGATTCCCTGGGGCACCGCGCCGACGCCGACCGGGAATGGCGGAGCGCCTGCGCCATCTACACCTCGCTCGGTCATCCCGACGCATCGCGCGTCCGGCAGAAGCTCAGCCCCGGGTCTTGA
- a CDS encoding peroxiredoxin family protein: MLETGSTVADIEFEDTAGRAVRLADYRGTDNVLLYFMRSTACAVCNSHVKDLVRRSAELTAANVRVLIAVPEGRAEAEAWRAKRQVPFPVVTGRRGTPHEAVGLMKKVFGALQQSGSLLIDRNGVIRHAHSATVPTNSYDKKGIAKAITELPTRA, encoded by the coding sequence ATGCTTGAAACCGGTTCCACCGTCGCTGACATCGAGTTCGAGGACACCGCCGGGCGCGCGGTCCGCCTCGCGGACTACCGGGGCACGGACAACGTCCTGCTCTACTTCATGCGCTCGACCGCCTGCGCCGTCTGCAACAGCCACGTCAAGGACCTCGTGCGGCGGTCCGCCGAGCTGACCGCGGCCAACGTGCGCGTGCTGATCGCCGTCCCCGAGGGCCGAGCCGAGGCCGAGGCCTGGCGGGCCAAACGCCAGGTCCCGTTCCCGGTGGTCACCGGCCGTCGCGGCACCCCGCACGAGGCGGTCGGGCTGATGAAGAAGGTGTTCGGCGCTCTGCAGCAGTCCGGTTCGCTGCTGATCGACCGGAACGGTGTGATCCGCCATGCCCACTCGGCGACCGTGCCGACCAACAGCTACGACAAGAAGGGAATCGCCAAAGCGATCACGGAGCTGCCGACCCGGGCCTGA
- a CDS encoding RNA polymerase sigma factor, translating into MADPGWPREPLIVAAQGGDEAAIAALMSGSHPHIQRFARSLCATPEDAEDSAQEALIILYRKIGTLRASAALASWMFRIVRNLCLRQAARALRGDDLARPAAIASAEDDVMQRLEAQRVAAAIAALPADQRRVLIMRDIQGCSGRMTADALGLSVPAMKSRLHRARATVRQLLETSQGEPHA; encoded by the coding sequence GTGGCTGATCCCGGTTGGCCGAGGGAGCCGCTGATCGTCGCCGCCCAGGGCGGGGACGAGGCAGCGATCGCCGCGCTGATGTCGGGCTCGCACCCGCACATCCAGCGCTTCGCGCGCTCGCTGTGCGCCACCCCGGAGGACGCGGAGGACTCGGCGCAGGAAGCGCTGATCATCCTGTACCGCAAGATCGGCACCCTGCGGGCATCCGCCGCGCTCGCGTCGTGGATGTTCCGGATCGTGCGCAACCTGTGCCTGCGTCAGGCCGCGCGCGCGTTGCGGGGCGACGACCTGGCGCGCCCGGCCGCGATCGCCTCGGCGGAGGACGACGTCATGCAGCGGCTGGAGGCCCAGCGAGTGGCCGCGGCGATCGCGGCGCTGCCCGCCGACCAGCGCCGCGTGCTGATCATGCGCGACATCCAGGGCTGTTCGGGACGGATGACCGCCGACGCGCTCGGGCTGAGCGTGCCCGCGATGAAGTCCCGCCTGCACCGGGCCAGGGCGACGGTCCGCCAGCTGCTCGAGACCTCACAAGGAGAACCCCATGCTTGA